The Moorella glycerini genomic interval GACAACCTCCGTCTGGACTTCCACCCCGGCCACGGCACTGACAACTACCAGCACACTATCAACTACCCGTAAGGCGCTTACCACATCACCAAAGAAATCGCTGTAACCCGGCGTATCAAGGATATTTATCTTATGATCCTGCCACTCGGCAAAGGCCAGGGAGGTATTAATGGTTACCTTGCGCTTAATTTCTTCCGGGTGGTAGTCGGTGACGGTGTTGCCCTCGTCAACCCGGCCCAAACGCTTGGTGGCCCCGGCATTATACAGCAGTGCTTCCGTGAGGCTCGTTTTGCCGGCACCGCCATGGGCTACAATGCCAACGTTACGGATATGGGTACTGGGGTAAACCTTCATTAAATTAAGCCCTCCTCATCCTTCTGCTGTTAACGAAAACTTAACAGGGAATATATTAGCCTTCCCTTGGCGAAATTCCTCTTTTTCCGGTGAAATATTTTTAAGATAGGCCGTTTCTACTTTTCCCCACTTCTGGTTCTTCTAAACATTTCCCGGCCGGCATAAGTTTAGATGGGGTGAAAGTATGCGCGCATCTATCTGGCAGGGTGCTGCTATTCTCATGCTGGCCAGCCTGTTAAACCGGATTATCAGTTTTGCCTACCGCATCCTGGTGGTACGTTTCATTGGCGCCGAAGGCATGGGCCTCTATGAAATGGTTTTTCCCTTTTATAGCCTGGTCTTAATGCTCGCTACTGCCGGTGTGCCGGTGGCCCTGGCCAAGTTAATAGCGGAAAGGGTGGCTCTCCAGGCCTGGGGAAAGGTACGCAGTGTTTTCCGCCTCTCCCTGCTCTTTTTAGCCGGTAGTGGGCTCCTAGCAGCCTTAATTCTATGGTTTCTGGCTCCTTATCTAACTGGCAGGATCTTCGCCGATGCCCGGGTTTACCAGGCTTTTCTGGTTATGCTGCTGGCCCTTCCCGTGGTCTGCACCTGCTCGGCCTTCCGCGGCTATTTCCAGGGATTGCAACTGATGCAACCCCTGGCCCTGGCCCAGGTAAGTGAACAGGTGGTACGGGTAGGCGCCGGCCTCTTCTTTGGCCTTCACTTCCTTCCCTATGGGGTGGCCATGGCCGCCGCCGGCCTGGCTATGGGGATGGTCCTGGGGGAACTGGCAGGGCTGGTGATAAGTATCGTTATTTTCTGGCAGGCACGTTCCTACTATGATGTGGCTAGCTACCAGGAAGGTTCAATGCAAGCCGATATTTTACCCCTGGCGCGCCTGTCCCTGCCGGTCATGCTGGCCCGGGCTGCCGGCGGGGTGATGTTGACCCTGGAAGCCCTGCTGATCCCTCGCCAGCTGCAGCGCTGGGGAGCAAGCGTAGCGGAAGCTACGGCTATCTATGGCCAGTATGCCGGCATCGCCCTGACCCTGGTTTACCTGCCCATGGTCATTACGGTGGCCGTCGCCATGGCTATGGTCCCGGCTATTGCTGAAGCCCAGGCCATGAAGGATTATGATCTGTTATCTAAACGTTGCCGGCAGGCTTTAAAACTTACGGTTTTAAGCGGTTTACCCTTTGTGGTCATCTTTTATCTCCTGGCTACACCCCTTTGCGATCTTATTTTCTCCACCCCGGCTGCCGGGGTAGCCTTGCAAATGCTTGCCTGGGGCAGCCTTTTTATCTACCTGGAACAAACTACCGTCGGCATTCTTAATGGCCTGGGGGCCATGCCCACCGTTCTCCGGACGACCGTTACCGGCGGGCTGGTAGATATTCTGGGGATTTATTTCTTTACTCCCCTGCTGGGGATTACCGGAGCTGCCCTGGGGGTGAACCTGGGTAGCGCTACGACGGCTGTTTTAAATCTCCTGGCCCTGGCCAGGTATACCCCTTTACGCCTGGATCTGCGGACTTTTGTTTGCTGGCCGGTGGTGGCCGCCGGGGGGCTGGCCCTGGCTACTTCCTTTTTCTGGACGGTTCTCGCGGCTGTACCGGCAACCTGGCGTCTTATCCAGACTATTGCCGGCGGCGGGTTAATCTATCTCTTCATCCTCTTCGGCGCCGGCGTGATTAACCCCAACCACCTTTACTTATTACCGTGGCCCGGCCAAAGATATGGCAGGTAGGTGCTTAATTCCTCCTGAAAGGCGTAATGGGTTAAATCTAGCTGCAGAGGCGTCAGGGAAATCAAGCCGCAATTCAAGGCGCCGATATCGGTATCGGGGCCCTGGTCAAGCTCCTCTTTCTCACCGGCCAACCAATAATAAGCTCGTCCCCGGGGGTCCTGCCGGCAGCTGACGGTATTGATGTAGCGCCGCCGGCCCAGGCGGGTGATAGCTATTCCTTTTATCTCAGCCTCAGGCAGGTGGGGAATATTCAGGTTTAACAAGGTACCATCCGGCAGACCCCGTTTGAGTATTTCCCGGGCCAGGCGGGCCGTGAAACTGGCGGCAAAGGTAAAATCAAACTCTTCTTCCCCCACCAGGGATACCGCCAGGGAAGGCCGGCCGTTGATACAGCCTTCAATAGCTCCCGAGACGGTTCCGGAATAAAGGACATCAGTGCCCAGGTTTTCACCGCGGTTAATACCGGAGACAACCAGGGCCGGTGGTTCCTCCAGGAGGGCGTCCAGGGCCAGTTTGACGCAATCGGCAGGGGTGCCGTTAATGGCCAGGCCCTTGCCGATGGGCTTTTCCCAGGGGACTTCGGTAATCCGTAACGGTTTATGCATGGTTATGCCGTGGCCGATGGCGCTGCGTTCTCTTTCAGGGGCTACCACGACCACCTTGCCGATGGCCGTCAGGGCCAGGCTCAGGGCCTTGATACCCGGCGCGTGGATACCGTCGTCGTTAGTTACCAGGATTAGCAAGGTTACACCTCGTAAATGGACAGGGTCATGGTTTGCCCGCCCGTATCCCTGGACAGGCCAAACATGAGGTTATAATCCTTCAGGGTTTTATTTAATAAGTCGACGATTTTATATAATTCATCGTTACTGGTAAAACTCTTGCTGACCAGCAGGCGCATGCCAGGTCATCCCTTCCTTCCTTCTTCCCTGGTAGGGGTCAATCCCCAGGCCCGGTTGTAACAGCAGGCGGCAGTTTCAGGCTCACCCATGGTATCATACAAGATTCCCAGTAGTTGCCAGCCATCGCCGTGCCGGGGCTCAAGGCGCAACAATTCTTCCAGGACTTCCCGGGCTTCCCCTAAACGACGTAATTTGATCAAGCAGGCGGCACAATTTAGTCTAACCTGCAGGTCAGCAGGCTGGAGAGCCAGGGCCCGGGCATAGAGGGGGGCAGCCAGGTAATATTTACCCAGGGCTTCCAGGCAGGTGGCGGCATTATTGAGTACGGAGACGTCCGCCGGTAACAGGCGCAGGGCCATTTCCAGGCATTCAATTGCTTCCAGCCAGCGCCGGCCCTGGATCAGGGCGGCCGCCAGGTTGGCGATAATTTCCCCCTGCCGGGGAGCCAGGGCCAGGGCCTGGTGGTAAAATTCGATGGCTTCTTCAATACGGTTGAGCTGGGCCAGGCAGACACCTATGTTATTCAGGAGATCGGCATCCCTGGCACCATACTGGCTGGCCCGCTGGAAACACCGGCAGGCTTCCTGCCATTGCCCCAGGCGCTGGTAACAGAGCCCGGTATTAATTAAAATGTCCGCATCCCTGGGGGCAAGTTTCAGGGCTTCCTGGTAACAGGCCAGGGCCTCCTTTGCCTCTCCCATCTTAAGAAGGCAATAACCCAGGTTGTTCCACCCGGCAGCATCACGTTTCCTGGTATGAAGGATTTCTTGATAAAGCGGAGCCGCCTCGTGAAAGCGACCCTGTTCCAGCAGCTGCCAGGCCTGCTCCTCTTTACTTAATGTTACCTTTTGGGAGAGGGCAACTGGCTGCTGCTCCCGGCTGTAAGCTGGATTTTGGACAGGACTGGACACGGTGCATCGCTCCTTTTCATATCCATCCTGTCCTTAATTTTTCGTCCTCCTTTATACCATTTCCTCCCATATATACCAAAAATCGTACGTCAAATAGCGTCACCACCCGACTTTCACCGGTCTTTGGCGGCGCAATCGCGACAGTATCCGAAAAATTTTAGCTGGTGATCGGTAATGTGGAAACCGGTCTGCTGGGTTAAAAGTTTTTCCAGGGATTCCAGCAGGTCATCATCAAACTCCTGGACCCGGCCGCAGCCCAGGCAGATCATGTGATGATGGTAGTGGGTTTCGTGCTGGTCCAGTTCATAACGGGTGCGGCCATCACCAAAATTGATTTTCTGTAAAATATCAAGTTCGGCCAGGAGATCCAGGGTGCGGTAAACGGTAGCCAGGCCAATATCGGGGTACCGTGCCTTGACGATGTTATATACCTCTTCGGCACTCAAATGCTCGGCCGCATTCTCAAGGAAGGCCTTGAGGATCACCTGGCGCTGGGGGGTTACCTTATAATCCAGCTGGTGGAGCTTTTGGCAGATGGCGTTGAAGGTATTTTCCATAGTAACACCTGTGATCCTTTAATCCCTGGCCGTTAAGGTTTCCATAAACCCCTGCCCGGTAACTTCCTCTTCCGGCCGGGTGGCCAGCTTTAGCTGCCCGTTAAAGCGGCAGTAGAAACCTTGCGCACCCATGGTGGTAACTAATCGCGGGCTCAAAGCTGTTGTTTGTTTAATATCCAGCCTGATCAGGGGTGTAGTACCGGCCTGCAGGGACAGTTCGGCAGGATAGCTCAAGCCACCCTTGCTTTGCCGGTCGAAGACCTGCACTTCCAGGTTGCCGGTGGCAGCCAGCATTTCCTCCGCGCGAGCCAGGTAAAGGGCAGTTACGTGTTCACCGCTGTAGAGGAGGTTGCCCCAGAAGTCGGCCCACAGGAGGGTATAGGCTTCGGTATAATAACGCCCCAGGATGGCGCCCCCTAAGGTCCGGGGTAAAGGGAAATTATAACGGCGGTGATCAATATAGCCCTGGCCATTAAAGCGCTGCTCCTGGCCCGCCACTAACAGGCTGCCGCTGACCCTGGCCCGCGGCACCGGTACGGACCAGAACAGGTATTTATCACCCTTCTCGCCGTAGTTAATCCGGCCGTGGCCCGGTTGCCACCCGGGCAGGTGGGGTTGAAACTCTAATTCCAGTACCGGCTCCTCTGACCGCCATTCCAGGCGGAAAAGGTTTCCTTGCTGGTAGATACGATTACCGGCCATTTGGACTTCGAGGTGATCAGCAGCAGCCGTAAAAGGGGCAGTGACTTCCCGGGTAATTACTTCCTTACCTGGTTGGGCCAGGAAGAGCCGGGCTTTCCCTTCTTTCCCGTAGACGGCAAAAAAAACGTTCAGGTAGGTACCATCACTGCTGCTAACTTCCCAGAGCCAGCTCTCTTCCTCTCCGGCCCGGCCCTGGTAAGCGTTGTCAGCTGCCGCCAGGGGTTTACCTGGTAAAGCGTTAAACTCGGTATCCTCCCAGAAAGAAAAGGTACTTTCGCGCATGCTTCTCCGCTCCTTACCTTTCTTATTCTCCAAGGGTATCCCATTTGCCACAACGGCTGCCCCAGCGGGCAATTATCCTGCCTTCTTCCTCTATATTAACAATTTCACACAGGTTTGAACACCCCTGGCAGGTAAAACTGTGGGCCCGGAATTCTTCTTCGGCTACTTCGAAACCTTTAAATTTAGTCTCCCGGTTATTGTTAACATAATCTCGGGCCAGGAGGGCGGCGCCCAGGGCTCCCATGACGGCAAAGTGGCGGGGCACGATAATTTCCTGTTGCAAGGCTTTACTGAAGGCGGCCCGGATACCGGCGTTGGCCGCCACCCCCCCCTGGAAGACGATGGGGGTGAGTATCTCTTTGCCCTTGGCGACGTTATTTAAGTAGTTGCGGACCAGGGCCTCACAGAGGCCGCCAATAATATCTTCTATATTGTGCCCCATTTGCTGTTTATGAATCATATCGGATTCGGCAAACACGGTGCAGCGGCCGGCAATGCGTACGGGATGCCGGGCCTTTAAAGCCAGTTCGCCGAAGTTTTCGATGGGGACACCTAAGCGGGCGGCCTGTTGATCCAGGAAAGAACCCGTCCCGGCGGCACAGACGGTGTTCATGGCAAAATCGATAACAACCCCCTGGCGGAGAATGATAATCTTGGAGTCCTGGCCGCCGATTTCCAGGATGGTCTGGACCTCCGGTACTTCCAGGCGGGCGGCCACGGCATGGGCCGTGATCTCATTTTTAACAATATCAGCGCCGATAATGGCCCCGGCCAGATAGCGGCCGCTGCCGGTGGTACCGGCCCCGGCGATGATCACGTCTTCCGGCAGGGTGGCCTTCACCCGGCTGAGGCCTTCTTTCACGGCCTGGATGGGCTGGCCGTGGGTACGTATGTACAGGCTGCTTAATACTTCTCCTGCAGCGGTAATGACAACAACGTTGGTACTGACGGAACCGACATCAATACCCAGGTAACAGGGCTGCATTACTCCTGGCCTCCATTTGCTCGCGCCGCTGGCGCAAAAGATCGACAAAGGCTTCCAGCCTGGTTTCCACCCCGGCCCGGCCGGTCTGTTCGTCAATGGTCAGGCTTAAGATGGGGATGCCCAGGTCCCGGCTGACTCGCGGCAAAATACTTTTGGCTACTATTTCCGGAATACAGGTAAAGGGAGCCAGCTGGATGACACCGTCAAAACCGTTCCGGGCGTAAAGGATGGTTTCGCCGACGCTATTCTGGCCATGGCCGCCGACAAATTGATTTAAATAAGGGTGGGCCAGCTGGCGTACGTCCTGGGCACCGTGGGCCAGAACGTCGGTGGCCGTGTACTGGGTCAGGTAAATAGAACGGTGGGTAACAACCCCCATCTCCCCCAGGGTTTTTTCTATTTCCAGGTTCATAAAAGGCTCCAGCAGGACGTAAATTTCCCCGACAATACCCACCTTGAGGGGGCGGCGGCCGGCATCCCGGGGAATATTTTGTAGAAGCTGCCGGCATTCTTCCCGGGCGGCGGCTATTTCCTTCTGGCTCCGGGCTTGATCAATTATTTTAAGGCAGCTGCGGAAGGTACGGGTAGTTTCCCCGCGTTTTAATTCATAGGGGCGGATGCTGGTAGCCAGCTGTTCCAGTTCATCCAGGAGCTTTAACTTGGCCCAGGCGCGGCGGACGACATCGACAAAGGCCAGCCAGGAAAGGCCGGCTGCCTTGAGTACGCGCCTTAATTTAATAAAGAAGGGCCAGAGCCCCGTCAGGGGAGGGTCAAAAATAAAGATTTCCAAGTTAAATCCCAGGTTGCGTAAAATCCTTTCATGCATCATGCCGTACAGGCCGGCCCGGCAGGGTCCTACTCCCCCGGAGGTAATGATCATCTCCGCCCCCCGTTCCAGGACTTCCAGGTAGGTGCCCAGGACCATTTTAAAGGGGATACAGGCATATTCCGGGGCATAGGTGACGCCCCGGTCCAGGGTGGCGGGGCTGGGGCTGGCCGGGACGACGGCTTCGAAACCCATATCTTCCACCAGCTGTTTGAAACCCAGGTAGGAATACCCCATATGGGCAAAGGAAACCTTTTTCACCTGTTACCCCTCCTCTGGTGCAGCATATCGACGAAGGCTTCCAGGCGGGTGGTTATGCCGGCATCACCCGTTTGCTCATCGATGCTCACCGACATAAAGGGTAATTGCCCCTGGCTTAACTTACGGATGTCCAGTTCCATAATCTTATCCACCATGGCATCGGGGCCACAACCGAAGGCCGTGACGTGAATAATGCCGTCCATATTTCCTTGCTGGAGATAATGATAGGTGGCTCCCAGAACCAGGTTGGAGAAATGCCAGAAAAGGCGTTTGGGAAGGCGGCTGCTCAACCGGTAAAGCCGGGCCGGGTGGACCATTTCCATGGTCCACACATTCACGCCCATCTTTTTTAACTTGCCAATGAGATCCAGGCTGATATATTGATCATAAACCTGGTAGGGATAGCCCAGGACGGCCAGGTTCAGGGCTCCCGGTTCCCTGGCTGGAGCTTCTACTGTCTCGCCCCGTAGTTTGGCCATGGCCTGGAGGGGCAGGTAACCTGCCAGGAGCAATTTCTGGTAGGCATCCTGGTGGTGCCTTCCTTCCCGGTAGGCGGACCAGGCCAGCCGCAGGCTAAAACCCAGCAGTTCGGCCAGGCCCCGGCAGGTGGGCCAAAAGCCCCATAAGCCCCGGCCCGCATCGACCTGGAGATCGATGATGGGGGGCAGGTGGGCCAGGGTAGCCCGCACCATATCCGGTAAACCCAAAAATTTGGGACAAAAAGTGGCGCGCTTATTTGTCCTTACCATGCGCGGGATAAAGATGGCCTCAACTTTATCTTTAAGGGTCAGGACGTGACCGTGGTAGAGCTTAATAGGAATACAGGCATCGGCGACTGCTTCGCGGGCGCCGTCGTCCAGGATAGCCTTGGTAGTCAGGGGTGAGGTAACAATTTCGATTCCCAAACGGTTAAAAAAGGCCAGCCAGAAGGGAAAATGGCTGTAATAAATCAAGGCTGTCGGGAAGCCAATATGTAACGCCAAAGATTTCTTCCTCCTGCTGAACTATCCTTCCTAGATTTCGACGTCCATTAAAAAATACCTGCCAGGTTCATCAAGAAGCAGGTATTTTATCTAGCGGGCCGGCATAGGGTTTAGGTGAGACAAGAATGGGGTTCGGGGGTGGAAAATTTGCTGCGGGCTGTTTTGACAGGGTTACTTTATGCCATGTTAGCTGGCCTGGGTATGGCCACCTTGCTGGGGTTGCTGCTGTATTTTACCCCCCTTTCCGAGGGCCTGCTTCCCCTGCTGGCCAGTATTATCGTGGCCCTGGCCGTCTTTTTGGGGGGCCTGCAGGCGGCAAGGATGGCTACGGCCAGGGGACTTGTCCAGGGCTTAACTGTAGGCCTGCTCTTTTTCGCAGTCACCCTGGCCATGGGCTGGACCGCCGGGCCCCTGGCCCTGGGAGCTACCGGCCAGAAGGTGGGGCTCTGTCTCCTGGCCGGGGCCATGGGCGGGGTGGCCGGCATGACCGGCCGTTAATTTAATGCCTTAAAGCTACCAGTAACCAGCAGAGGAACCCTCCTGCCAGGAGGAAAAGGCCAAAGATCAGGCGAAAACGCAGGCCCCCACGGGAAGTAAAACTGCCAGGCCACCGGGCCTGTTTTTCTTTGGATTCTTTAATGCTCATTTTTACCCCTGCTCTTTGATATCCTTTATTTTCCATGTACCGCGCTCGTTGAAAATAGTAATGGTCTGGGGAACGGAAAGGGTACCCTGCCGGGCTGAAACCCACTCGGCGCTTCCCCGGGCCCGGGCAGTCCCGGTTTTAAGATCAACCTCCTGTTCTTTAATCAGGAAAAAAACGAACCGCAGGGAAGGATCCTGCTGGCGGCGTTGCTGCCACTTTTGTAGAAATTGATTTTTTTGCAGGGTTATTAGCAATTCCGGGGTTACCAGGAAGGGAAGCTGGTCCTCCCTTCCTGTGGCCAGGGCCTGGTAAAAGTTAAAAATAACAGCAAAGGGTGCTTGCTGTTGACCAGCCGGAGCCAGGGCCGGCAGGACAGGCTCTGCTTTGTTTTTTTCGCTAAAGGAAAACCACCCCCAGGTCAGCCCTATTCCCAGAATTAAACCCCAGGCGAAATATTTACAAGGCCGCATTCTCAATCCCACCCCCATGGTTAATTGTAATGGTGGGACCGGCCTTTTATGCTAAAAAAGAAGAGAGGTTGCCCCCTCATTCCTGGTGCAAAATTTTTTTTAACAGGCGTTTTAAGAAGGACGGCAAGGGAATAAAGTAAACCCGCATGCTATTCACCTCACTCTGGTCTGGCCTCCGTAAATGGATGTGGGAAGCGGGAGGTTAGAGGTGGGAAACCGGTTCCTCTTTAATTATAGTATTAAGGAGGCGACTAAAAAGTGCATCTCAGGTGGAGGCAGGCGGGTTAAACCAGGTAGCGAGCCTTTCAGGGAGTTCGGCCGGGGTCACTTCGGCTGTGGTAACCGGCGGCAGGGACTGGAGGAAATGGCGGCCGTAACGCTGGGAGAGGAGGCGCTGGTCGAGGATTACCAGGGCGCCGCGATCGGCAGCGCTCCGGATCAGGCGCCCAAACCCCTGGCGGAAACGGATAACAGCCTGGGGCAGGCTTAAAGTGGTAAAGGGATTTCCTCCTTGAGCAGCCAGGTGTTCCGTGCGGGCGGCCAGGGTTGGGATGCCGGGAGACGGGAAAGGCAGGCGGGGAATAATGACACAGCGCAGGAGATCCCCGGGCAGGTCGATGCCTTCCCAGTAACTGTTGGCCCCCAGGAGAACAGACCGCGGTATTTGCCGGAATTCCTCCAGGAGCTGGGAACGACCGCCGTCAATCCCCTGGGCCAGGACGCTATAATCACTGCCTGCCAGCATAGTGTTCAAGATGTTGTACATATCGCGCAAGAAACGGTGGGAGGTACAGAGGATCAGGGTGCGGCCACCCACAGCAGGCAAAATCTGCGTTATCACCGGCGCAACAGCTGCGGCGTAAGCACTGTCATTAAGCTGGCCGGGGTTGGGGAGCCCCCTGACGGTACACACCAGGGCCTGGGAACGGTAGTCAAAGGGCGAGGCCACCTGGCAGGTAGCTATTTGCCCGGGAGGTAACGCCGTTAATCCCACCTGTTGCTGGTAAAAATCAAAGGTATTATCAACAGTTATAGTGGCCGAGGTTAAAATTACGGCTTCTTTTCGGGCAAAGAGCAGTTCTGCCAGCAGGGGCCCAACTTCCAGGGGGGCCAAACGTAAGGTATACTGGCCGGCATTGTTTTTTTCCAGCCAGCTAACGCTGGTATCCGGGTCGGCCTCGAGAATTTCCCCCAGGTCATGGCTGTACTGGGCAAAGATATTGCCCAAATTGGTGGCATCAGCGGCCATTTCTTCAGCACCGGCAGCGAAAAGCAGTTCCGCCAGGCGTACCAGGCGACCGGCCAGGCCGTTCAGGGTTTCCTCCAGGCGGCCAAAGATGGTTAGCAGGCTG includes:
- a CDS encoding YpmA family protein, which codes for MRLLVSKSFTSNDELYKIVDLLNKTLKDYNLMFGLSRDTGGQTMTLSIYEV
- the surE gene encoding 5'/3'-nucleotidase SurE; protein product: MLILVTNDDGIHAPGIKALSLALTAIGKVVVVAPERERSAIGHGITMHKPLRITEVPWEKPIGKGLAINGTPADCVKLALDALLEEPPALVVSGINRGENLGTDVLYSGTVSGAIEGCINGRPSLAVSLVGEEEFDFTFAASFTARLAREILKRGLPDGTLLNLNIPHLPEAEIKGIAITRLGRRRYINTVSCRQDPRGRAYYWLAGEKEELDQGPDTDIGALNCGLISLTPLQLDLTHYAFQEELSTYLPYLWPGHGNK
- a CDS encoding TIGR04086 family membrane protein gives rise to the protein MTGLLYAMLAGLGMATLLGLLLYFTPLSEGLLPLLASIIVALAVFLGGLQAARMATARGLVQGLTVGLLFFAVTLAMGWTAGPLALGATGQKVGLCLLAGAMGGVAGMTGR
- a CDS encoding acyl-CoA dehydratase activase-related protein; translation: MALHIGFPTALIYYSHFPFWLAFFNRLGIEIVTSPLTTKAILDDGAREAVADACIPIKLYHGHVLTLKDKVEAIFIPRMVRTNKRATFCPKFLGLPDMVRATLAHLPPIIDLQVDAGRGLWGFWPTCRGLAELLGFSLRLAWSAYREGRHHQDAYQKLLLAGYLPLQAMAKLRGETVEAPAREPGALNLAVLGYPYQVYDQYISLDLIGKLKKMGVNVWTMEMVHPARLYRLSSRLPKRLFWHFSNLVLGATYHYLQQGNMDGIIHVTAFGCGPDAMVDKIMELDIRKLSQGQLPFMSVSIDEQTGDAGITTRLEAFVDMLHQRRGNR
- a CDS encoding acyl-CoA dehydratase activase gives rise to the protein MQPCYLGIDVGSVSTNVVVITAAGEVLSSLYIRTHGQPIQAVKEGLSRVKATLPEDVIIAGAGTTGSGRYLAGAIIGADIVKNEITAHAVAARLEVPEVQTILEIGGQDSKIIILRQGVVIDFAMNTVCAAGTGSFLDQQAARLGVPIENFGELALKARHPVRIAGRCTVFAESDMIHKQQMGHNIEDIIGGLCEALVRNYLNNVAKGKEILTPIVFQGGVAANAGIRAAFSKALQQEIIVPRHFAVMGALGAALLARDYVNNNRETKFKGFEVAEEEFRAHSFTCQGCSNLCEIVNIEEEGRIIARWGSRCGKWDTLGE
- a CDS encoding Fur family transcriptional regulator; translation: MENTFNAICQKLHQLDYKVTPQRQVILKAFLENAAEHLSAEEVYNIVKARYPDIGLATVYRTLDLLAELDILQKINFGDGRTRYELDQHETHYHHHMICLGCGRVQEFDDDLLESLEKLLTQQTGFHITDHQLKFFGYCRDCAAKDR
- a CDS encoding 2-hydroxyacyl-CoA dehydratase, with amino-acid sequence MKKVSFAHMGYSYLGFKQLVEDMGFEAVVPASPSPATLDRGVTYAPEYACIPFKMVLGTYLEVLERGAEMIITSGGVGPCRAGLYGMMHERILRNLGFNLEIFIFDPPLTGLWPFFIKLRRVLKAAGLSWLAFVDVVRRAWAKLKLLDELEQLATSIRPYELKRGETTRTFRSCLKIIDQARSQKEIAAAREECRQLLQNIPRDAGRRPLKVGIVGEIYVLLEPFMNLEIEKTLGEMGVVTHRSIYLTQYTATDVLAHGAQDVRQLAHPYLNQFVGGHGQNSVGETILYARNGFDGVIQLAPFTCIPEIVAKSILPRVSRDLGIPILSLTIDEQTGRAGVETRLEAFVDLLRQRREQMEARSNAALLPGY
- a CDS encoding tetratricopeptide repeat protein; amino-acid sequence: MSSPVQNPAYSREQQPVALSQKVTLSKEEQAWQLLEQGRFHEAAPLYQEILHTRKRDAAGWNNLGYCLLKMGEAKEALACYQEALKLAPRDADILINTGLCYQRLGQWQEACRCFQRASQYGARDADLLNNIGVCLAQLNRIEEAIEFYHQALALAPRQGEIIANLAAALIQGRRWLEAIECLEMALRLLPADVSVLNNAATCLEALGKYYLAAPLYARALALQPADLQVRLNCAACLIKLRRLGEAREVLEELLRLEPRHGDGWQLLGILYDTMGEPETAACCYNRAWGLTPTREEGRKG
- a CDS encoding putative polysaccharide biosynthesis protein — translated: MRASIWQGAAILMLASLLNRIISFAYRILVVRFIGAEGMGLYEMVFPFYSLVLMLATAGVPVALAKLIAERVALQAWGKVRSVFRLSLLFLAGSGLLAALILWFLAPYLTGRIFADARVYQAFLVMLLALPVVCTCSAFRGYFQGLQLMQPLALAQVSEQVVRVGAGLFFGLHFLPYGVAMAAAGLAMGMVLGELAGLVISIVIFWQARSYYDVASYQEGSMQADILPLARLSLPVMLARAAGGVMLTLEALLIPRQLQRWGASVAEATAIYGQYAGIALTLVYLPMVITVAVAMAMVPAIAEAQAMKDYDLLSKRCRQALKLTVLSGLPFVVIFYLLATPLCDLIFSTPAAGVALQMLAWGSLFIYLEQTTVGILNGLGAMPTVLRTTVTGGLVDILGIYFFTPLLGITGAALGVNLGSATTAVLNLLALARYTPLRLDLRTFVCWPVVAAGGLALATSFFWTVLAAVPATWRLIQTIAGGGLIYLFILFGAGVINPNHLYLLPWPGQRYGR